Proteins from a single region of Halorubrum sp. 2020YC2:
- a CDS encoding class I SAM-dependent DNA methyltransferase, producing MSLSLPDLDSHLFKCADIIRDAVDPTDYKEFILPLVYYKAISDEYEKQYQENVEKYGDEDLARRPKLYDVPVVPEGYLWEDLRSVSDNVDQALNEAFDAVTDANPELQGVFRADYIDADALDDDRLGKLVEHLSTHDLDRDSIPPDMLGEAYMDLVRQFAEEEGKSGGQFFTPPHIVNLCVRLVDDFEDGQTFHDPTVGSGGMLIEAARYYREEQGGDPEKLRFSGQEINPDIAAIAKMNLSIHGLNGTIEREDSLSKPAFTNEDENELTRFDRVLANFPFSADWAKDELQDDPYNRFDWHEKLPRADRGDYAFIQHIAKQLKRPEDDGNGGKAAIVIPHGVLFRKHESRYRKSMLENDMVEAIVGLPENLFQNNSIPSAVLVLNTNKPEDRENEVQFVHAADEDFYTELSNQNELTEDGLDHIIENFRGWSTEERVSRTVSLDEIRENDYNLNIALYVDTTEPEEDIDVKEELAKLRELQSERDEIEATMTEHMEALDYE from the coding sequence ATGTCGCTGTCACTCCCCGACCTCGATTCTCACCTCTTCAAATGTGCCGACATAATTCGGGACGCCGTCGATCCAACCGACTACAAAGAGTTCATTCTCCCGCTCGTCTACTATAAGGCGATCTCCGACGAGTACGAGAAGCAATACCAAGAAAACGTTGAGAAGTACGGTGACGAAGACCTCGCCCGACGCCCGAAACTCTACGACGTTCCCGTTGTTCCCGAAGGCTACCTGTGGGAAGACCTCCGGAGCGTTAGCGACAACGTTGACCAAGCGCTGAACGAGGCTTTCGACGCCGTCACCGATGCGAACCCCGAGCTACAAGGCGTCTTCCGGGCCGACTACATCGACGCCGACGCCCTTGACGACGATCGCCTCGGGAAACTGGTCGAACACCTCTCCACACACGACCTCGACCGAGACAGTATCCCGCCGGATATGCTCGGAGAGGCGTACATGGATCTCGTCCGTCAGTTTGCCGAAGAAGAAGGGAAATCGGGCGGCCAATTCTTCACGCCGCCGCATATTGTCAACCTGTGTGTGCGGCTCGTAGACGACTTTGAGGACGGTCAAACGTTCCACGACCCAACGGTCGGATCCGGGGGAATGCTCATTGAGGCGGCTCGCTACTACCGTGAGGAGCAAGGTGGTGACCCCGAGAAGCTCCGGTTCTCCGGACAAGAGATTAATCCGGACATTGCCGCGATCGCGAAGATGAACCTCTCCATCCACGGATTGAATGGGACCATCGAGCGTGAGGACTCTCTCTCGAAGCCAGCGTTTACCAATGAGGACGAAAACGAACTCACTCGGTTCGATCGGGTTCTCGCCAACTTCCCCTTCTCGGCGGATTGGGCGAAAGACGAACTACAGGATGACCCTTACAATCGATTCGATTGGCACGAGAAGCTTCCCCGAGCAGACCGTGGCGATTATGCCTTTATTCAGCACATCGCAAAACAACTGAAGCGTCCCGAAGATGATGGGAACGGCGGGAAAGCGGCCATCGTTATCCCTCACGGCGTTCTGTTCCGGAAACACGAGAGTCGGTATCGAAAGTCGATGTTGGAGAACGACATGGTGGAGGCGATTGTCGGCCTCCCCGAAAACCTATTCCAGAACAATTCGATCCCTTCGGCTGTCCTCGTGCTGAATACGAACAAGCCAGAGGATCGGGAGAACGAAGTACAGTTCGTTCACGCCGCTGATGAGGACTTCTACACCGAACTCTCGAATCAAAACGAACTAACCGAGGACGGGCTTGACCACATTATTGAGAACTTCCGTGGGTGGTCAACCGAAGAAAGGGTGAGCCGAACTGTCTCATTGGACGAGATCCGGGAGAACGATTATAATCTCAATATTGCGCTCTACGTGGACACGACTGAGCCTGAAGAAGACATAGATGTAAAAGAAGAACTAGCTAAATTACGGGAGTTACAATCTGAGCGTGATGAGATTGAGGCGACGATGACAGAGCATATGGAGGCGCTGGATTATGAGTAA
- a CDS encoding restriction endonuclease subunit S encodes MSKDTTLDEFAETDSDSSEPEAEDLVRKTVCGIPPQDWTVARLGELVHVVSGNSLPTEYQNGNESGHPVYKVSDMNATGNQKYVSDSSNRLSKENLEKINHTLYPEGTTILPKVGAALLTNKRRLLTEPSSFDNNVMGWVPDEINPEFLYYISCVIDMEAVAQKGAVPSISKAIAKSLKVPSPPLPEQRKIATVLYTVDQAIEKTEEIVEEYQTILSGLIEDIATTGIGNENLVEHKVPMLPERWEIPNHWRLEFLEDITTLITDGAHQTPTYVESGIPFLKVENIKQDRIDWGSVARIPEEEHEKLTNRSNPTEGDVLLSKNGTIGISKVVDWDNEFSHFVSLALIRPNKSTIHPDYLATLLESRICMRQANARSKTGTVTNLHLEEIKKLSIPVPPLSEQKEILKKVSVVEDGLHSESRYLNQLRRVKQGLMRDLLSGTVRTTNTNIEVPDKITQHG; translated from the coding sequence ATGAGTAAGGATACGACGTTGGACGAGTTTGCTGAAACAGATTCCGATTCCTCTGAACCAGAGGCAGAGGATTTAGTCCGGAAAACGGTCTGCGGTATTCCACCACAAGACTGGACTGTAGCAAGATTAGGCGAATTGGTTCATGTAGTCAGCGGGAACTCACTACCGACAGAGTATCAGAATGGAAATGAAAGCGGGCATCCCGTTTACAAAGTTTCCGACATGAATGCTACTGGAAATCAGAAATACGTCTCTGACAGCTCAAACCGACTCTCAAAAGAAAATTTAGAAAAAATAAATCATACGCTCTATCCAGAAGGAACGACAATTCTCCCTAAGGTTGGAGCCGCACTGTTGACAAACAAGCGCCGTCTGCTTACCGAGCCTTCTTCATTTGATAATAATGTGATGGGTTGGGTTCCTGATGAAATCAATCCAGAGTTCCTCTACTATATATCGTGTGTCATTGACATGGAGGCAGTCGCACAGAAAGGGGCAGTACCTTCCATCAGTAAGGCGATTGCCAAATCCCTCAAAGTCCCCTCTCCACCGCTCCCTGAACAGCGCAAGATCGCCACCGTACTCTACACGGTTGACCAGGCGATCGAGAAGACAGAGGAAATCGTAGAAGAATATCAAACTATCCTATCAGGCCTTATTGAGGATATAGCTACGACAGGTATTGGTAATGAGAATTTAGTCGAACATAAAGTGCCAATGCTTCCAGAAAGGTGGGAAATCCCAAATCATTGGAGATTAGAATTTTTGGAAGATATAACGACTCTAATTACAGACGGCGCCCATCAGACACCGACGTATGTAGAAAGTGGAATCCCATTTTTAAAAGTGGAAAATATCAAACAAGATAGAATCGATTGGGGTTCAGTAGCCAGAATACCTGAAGAAGAGCATGAGAAGCTAACCAATCGAAGTAATCCAACAGAAGGAGATGTTCTATTATCCAAGAATGGAACTATTGGTATCTCAAAAGTAGTTGATTGGGATAACGAATTCAGCCATTTCGTTAGTCTCGCGCTGATACGTCCCAATAAGAGTACAATTCATCCAGATTATTTGGCTACACTATTAGAATCACGAATCTGTATGAGACAGGCAAATGCCCGGTCAAAGACAGGAACTGTAACAAACTTACACCTTGAGGAAATTAAGAAACTGTCAATACCAGTACCGCCGCTATCTGAACAAAAGGAGATTCTTAAGAAAGTTTCAGTTGTTGAGGACGGCCTCCATTCGGAAAGTAGGTATCTAAATCAGCTACGACGTGTTAAACAGGGTCTCATGCGAGACCTTCTCTCTGGAACAGTCAGAACAACCAACACTAACATAGAGGTGCCCGACAAAATCACCCAACATGGTTAG
- a CDS encoding SprT family zinc-dependent metalloprotease, translated as MPETAPRKVTLQGENVAYEVRQSDEATQPRIDLDLHGVRVVLPDDSTTDPEELLKENAVWVLEKKRKYDAYREQIPDREFEEGERFPYLGEQYEIVVEQRPASQVVENEFRLAKHHVEQTSIKRALETLYRRKARELFENRANHFSEEIGVEYDKIEVRNQRTKWGSCSTTGTLGLNWRLMMAPSDIVDYVVVHELAHLREQNHTDEFWSLVAEHDPEYTEHSEWLEDNSTSLIFSTDDL; from the coding sequence ATGCCTGAAACGGCACCCCGGAAGGTCACACTTCAAGGGGAGAACGTCGCCTATGAGGTACGCCAGAGCGACGAGGCAACGCAACCACGGATAGATTTGGATTTACATGGAGTTCGGGTCGTTCTTCCAGATGACTCCACCACGGACCCCGAGGAGCTTCTCAAGGAGAACGCCGTGTGGGTTCTGGAAAAGAAGCGAAAGTACGACGCCTATCGTGAGCAAATCCCTGATCGGGAATTCGAAGAAGGAGAACGATTTCCGTATCTCGGGGAACAGTACGAAATTGTCGTGGAACAACGTCCCGCTTCACAGGTAGTCGAGAACGAATTTCGACTGGCAAAGCACCATGTGGAACAGACATCTATCAAGCGGGCTTTGGAGACTCTTTATCGGCGGAAAGCTCGGGAACTCTTTGAAAACCGGGCTAATCACTTCTCGGAGGAGATAGGAGTCGAGTACGACAAGATCGAGGTCAGAAATCAACGGACGAAGTGGGGATCGTGTTCCACCACAGGCACTCTCGGTTTGAACTGGCGATTGATGATGGCTCCATCAGATATTGTCGATTACGTCGTTGTTCACGAGCTGGCCCATCTCCGTGAACAGAATCATACTGACGAGTTCTGGTCGCTGGTCGCAGAACACGATCCTGAGTACACAGAACACTCTGAGTGGTTAGAAGATAACAGCACATCTCTCATCTTTTCAACGGATGACCTATAG
- a CDS encoding DUF429 domain-containing protein, with protein sequence MAEYLGLDWAGNGWLGIILRDDGNHDFDLFPSILSVWSNYKDADQILIDIPIGLSKNGKRTCDERAVELLEPTRHNSVFSTPVREAVYAKTLTEAKEINEEFGFSISNQAWSICLRIREVDELFDEFSEATGRVRESHPEVCFAALNGSAMEHKKSTEEGLSERKEFLFDEDESLEALYESVIETLVEPPSWARRVSKNGKDDVLDSLVLAYTAQLSEEERTTLPEDPELDRSKTEPLPIEIVKPK encoded by the coding sequence ATGGCAGAGTATCTTGGTCTGGATTGGGCCGGAAACGGATGGCTTGGTATCATTCTACGGGACGATGGTAATCATGACTTCGACCTGTTCCCATCAATTCTCAGTGTCTGGAGCAATTACAAAGACGCAGATCAAATTCTCATCGATATCCCAATTGGCCTGAGTAAAAACGGGAAGCGAACCTGTGACGAACGTGCGGTGGAGTTACTCGAGCCAACTCGTCACAATAGCGTCTTCTCAACTCCTGTCCGAGAGGCAGTCTACGCTAAGACGCTCACAGAGGCGAAAGAAATCAACGAGGAATTCGGATTCAGTATTTCCAATCAAGCTTGGTCGATCTGTCTTCGTATTCGTGAAGTAGATGAGCTGTTCGACGAATTCAGTGAGGCAACAGGAAGAGTACGGGAATCACATCCTGAAGTCTGTTTTGCCGCTCTTAATGGGTCCGCCATGGAACACAAGAAGAGTACCGAGGAGGGACTCAGTGAGCGTAAGGAGTTTCTCTTTGACGAAGATGAATCACTTGAAGCGCTGTATGAAAGTGTAATTGAGACGCTTGTTGAACCACCGTCTTGGGCACGACGCGTTAGCAAGAATGGAAAAGACGACGTGCTTGATTCACTGGTTTTAGCCTATACTGCTCAACTATCTGAGGAGGAACGAACCACACTTCCGGAAGATCCAGAACTGGATCGCTCAAAGACAGAGCCGCTTCCAATCGAGATTGTTAAGCCAAAATGA
- a CDS encoding type I restriction endonuclease subunit R, giving the protein MVSVPNEGGVERSLLSWLDAVGWETHGQDGSRGANVLDGKYDRRSNEVIYWNLLKEQIIEINEEITEDNADRFLNSLRRELDYENLLEGNQNFHELLTKGKTFGVENAHGGNDTIYVDLIDFGPKTFSESNRFHAVNQFSVSRGATIRPDVTLFVNGIPLVTMELKSLAQDNDYYDAINDLQQYEEDVPRMFIPGLFNVAADTMEFRYGSVGAPDEFYELWNEAPEQYANEDNQMKQAVQALCNPATLVDVLKNFVFFEKRPGGDAKIIPRYTQYYAVNRILDRVREGVHDRGLIWHTQGSGKSFTMLYAAENLLSRSEVVRNPQVFIIVDTDKLNSQMRDQLSNLSLAQWTEAKSIDHLQELIEEGSSQLILTTIQKFQDVEPDTQGNDEVIVMSDEAHRFMEADLGSRLDAALPNSSHFGFTGTPVREGEREKDRNTFTEFSPEGEDYLHRYSVKQGIEDGLILPVYFTLRHEMEWKVSEDALDEKFEHEFRGMTTEEKREFISKNVTSRTMAELEPRVDRAVEEIDAHYQEKVAPNGWKGMVVTPSRRSAAMYGERLRERRGEDAVEVLFTSTNDDPDLIRKFHTDPEERDSIVESFKEPEENPSLLVVHNMLLTGFDAPILKTMYLDRNLTDHNLLQAIARTNRPADGKQNGEIVDFQGVFENIDDALDYDAETKAYAARDEEELFDDLVDQLETVMDIFDGIPKDDSQEATNAAVSRISKHPERREFKQGFRGLQNLYESVAPDGRLIKEGIQDQYKWLSRIQVAFERTTSGKEAPEDDMREKTRQIINENVDVGEIRDDFPTYKLGEEFLEDAEGLDNPGVKASQIAHATQDHLHPRTGQNPRYQRLSERVTEIVERWQGGDVADPEAVEALKSVEEEVIEVEKEAGDDSDERAKYAIENHLTEELDEEFERGNAADIADSIVDQFEDRVDRAYSGWETNKATEQDVEELILDVVALEYNRPDLIDDPLVDAIRNYLVNNYA; this is encoded by the coding sequence ATGGTTAGCGTCCCCAACGAAGGCGGCGTCGAACGATCCCTCCTCTCATGGCTTGACGCCGTCGGTTGGGAAACACACGGGCAAGATGGAAGCCGGGGCGCAAACGTTCTCGACGGGAAGTACGACCGCCGGAGTAACGAGGTCATCTACTGGAACCTCCTGAAAGAGCAAATAATTGAAATCAATGAGGAAATTACTGAGGACAACGCCGATCGGTTCCTCAATTCACTCCGTCGAGAGCTTGATTACGAGAATTTATTGGAAGGCAATCAGAACTTCCATGAACTTCTCACAAAGGGCAAAACCTTTGGAGTGGAGAATGCCCACGGCGGGAACGACACGATCTACGTTGACCTGATCGACTTCGGTCCGAAGACCTTCTCAGAATCAAACCGATTCCACGCTGTCAATCAGTTCTCTGTCTCCCGAGGAGCAACCATTCGCCCGGACGTGACGCTGTTCGTCAACGGGATCCCCCTCGTCACGATGGAGTTGAAGTCTCTGGCACAAGATAACGACTACTACGACGCCATAAACGACCTCCAACAGTACGAGGAAGACGTCCCCCGGATGTTTATTCCCGGACTGTTCAACGTCGCCGCCGACACCATGGAGTTCCGATACGGCTCTGTGGGTGCCCCTGACGAGTTCTACGAGTTGTGGAACGAGGCCCCCGAACAGTACGCCAACGAGGACAACCAGATGAAACAGGCTGTCCAAGCCTTGTGTAATCCGGCGACTCTTGTGGACGTCCTCAAGAACTTCGTCTTCTTCGAGAAGCGACCGGGTGGCGACGCCAAGATCATCCCGAGATACACCCAATACTACGCCGTCAACAGAATCCTCGACAGAGTCCGTGAGGGGGTTCACGATCGAGGACTTATCTGGCACACCCAAGGCTCAGGGAAGTCGTTCACTATGCTCTATGCGGCTGAGAACCTTCTCTCTCGAAGCGAGGTAGTTCGCAACCCGCAAGTCTTCATCATCGTCGATACGGACAAGCTCAACAGCCAAATGCGGGACCAGCTTTCGAACCTCTCGCTGGCCCAATGGACAGAGGCCAAATCCATCGATCATCTCCAAGAACTGATCGAGGAAGGGAGTAGCCAACTGATTCTCACGACTATTCAGAAGTTCCAAGACGTAGAGCCGGACACGCAAGGGAACGACGAAGTGATCGTCATGTCCGACGAGGCCCACCGATTCATGGAGGCCGACCTCGGAAGCCGTCTCGACGCCGCACTCCCCAATAGTTCACATTTCGGCTTCACCGGGACTCCCGTGCGGGAAGGGGAACGAGAGAAGGACCGAAACACATTCACCGAGTTCAGTCCCGAAGGTGAGGACTATCTCCACCGGTACTCGGTCAAACAGGGGATCGAAGACGGCCTCATTCTCCCGGTCTACTTCACTCTCCGACACGAGATGGAGTGGAAAGTATCCGAAGACGCCCTTGACGAGAAGTTCGAACACGAGTTCCGTGGGATGACGACCGAGGAGAAGCGAGAGTTCATCAGTAAAAACGTCACCAGCCGGACCATGGCCGAACTCGAGCCTCGGGTTGATCGGGCCGTCGAAGAGATAGACGCCCATTATCAGGAGAAGGTCGCCCCCAACGGCTGGAAAGGAATGGTCGTTACACCGAGCCGGCGGTCAGCCGCCATGTACGGGGAACGATTGAGAGAGCGTCGGGGAGAGGACGCCGTCGAAGTCCTCTTTACATCCACCAACGACGATCCCGACCTCATTCGGAAGTTCCACACGGACCCCGAGGAGCGTGACAGTATCGTTGAAAGCTTCAAGGAACCCGAGGAGAATCCGAGCCTTCTCGTCGTTCACAATATGCTCCTTACGGGCTTCGACGCTCCGATCCTGAAGACGATGTATCTCGATCGGAACCTGACAGACCACAATCTCCTCCAAGCTATTGCCCGGACAAATCGGCCAGCCGATGGGAAACAGAACGGGGAGATCGTAGACTTTCAAGGGGTCTTTGAGAACATCGACGACGCTCTCGACTACGACGCCGAGACGAAGGCATACGCGGCTCGTGACGAGGAAGAGCTATTCGACGATCTCGTTGACCAGTTGGAGACGGTCATGGACATTTTCGACGGGATCCCGAAAGACGATTCCCAAGAGGCTACAAACGCCGCAGTCTCCCGGATCAGTAAGCACCCTGAACGCCGCGAATTCAAACAGGGCTTCCGAGGGCTCCAGAACCTCTACGAATCCGTGGCCCCGGACGGTCGGTTGATTAAAGAAGGGATTCAGGACCAGTACAAGTGGTTGAGTCGGATTCAGGTAGCCTTTGAGCGAACTACTTCCGGGAAAGAGGCCCCTGAAGACGATATGCGGGAGAAGACACGCCAGATAATCAACGAGAACGTGGATGTGGGTGAGATCCGCGACGATTTCCCGACGTACAAATTGGGAGAAGAATTCCTTGAAGACGCAGAAGGGCTGGACAATCCCGGCGTGAAAGCCTCTCAGATAGCTCACGCAACTCAGGATCACCTCCATCCGAGAACGGGTCAGAATCCCCGCTACCAGCGTTTAAGCGAACGGGTGACAGAGATCGTTGAACGCTGGCAAGGCGGTGACGTGGCTGATCCGGAAGCGGTTGAGGCACTCAAATCAGTTGAAGAAGAAGTCATTGAAGTTGAGAAAGAAGCTGGTGATGACTCCGACGAGCGTGCCAAATACGCCATTGAGAATCACCTAACAGAGGAGCTTGACGAGGAATTTGAACGGGGAAATGCCGCCGACATAGCAGATTCCATTGTCGATCAGTTTGAGGACCGCGTGGATCGTGCTTATTCAGGGTGGGAGACTAACAAGGCGACCGAACAAGATGTGGAGGAGCTGATCCTCGACGTGGTCGCGCTTGAATACAACCGGCCCGACCTGATCGATGACCCACTCGTAGACGCGATCCGGAATTACCTCGTGAACAATTATGCCTGA
- a CDS encoding HNH endonuclease signature motif containing protein, producing MATLRNKTTSKGVIVRWKPYPDHNRPSTYQVKTRAVSFLAELGFSVPNQGDEVDVPWDICRPLRVLGDLHFKSDSTGEVETDDIGEINEDFAQDLSESQREDLRRYIATHDNYQKQSSTLAGEISSLPEGDEENDESTDLYKNQLQEGDRFVATIDRISNSGNGIVNTNESHINIGPVKPNADGTKVGVEMYSGASGICITESVRAENYTSNFWRANRHQFHKFGKETIDSAMFCEDCGSVALKSGEKWKCGTCGSEFPPDNAGGSSETIDLGIAESSDPGEVIEGVAVVYDSENNFCSRREKRIKIVGDQDLGTEVDVEIQSRRDGYVVAKVVDLSNENKNSPPEDTTTQKSLDELRKEAEEAATDNVSATVSKSSSTTTRYSRSQEIKDYVKARADGVCEGCNEPAPFTDKSGDPYLQVHHIHELSDGGSDAPENVVALCPNCHYRVHHGQDGESYNQELSSESDEQNNDGGLSSLLEEISESN from the coding sequence GTGGCAACGCTTCGCAATAAGACTACCAGTAAGGGTGTGATTGTTAGATGGAAGCCATATCCAGATCACAATCGCCCAAGCACATATCAGGTCAAAACTAGGGCTGTATCATTTCTTGCGGAACTTGGATTTAGTGTTCCTAATCAAGGGGATGAGGTAGATGTTCCATGGGACATTTGCCGTCCACTCCGCGTATTAGGTGATCTACATTTCAAATCAGATAGTACTGGAGAAGTAGAGACAGATGATATTGGAGAAATAAACGAAGATTTTGCTCAAGATCTTTCAGAGTCCCAACGCGAAGATCTTAGACGATATATTGCTACACATGACAATTATCAAAAGCAGAGTTCCACACTCGCTGGTGAAATATCTTCATTACCAGAAGGCGATGAAGAAAATGATGAGAGTACTGATCTATATAAAAACCAGTTACAGGAGGGGGATCGATTCGTAGCCACAATAGATAGAATCAGCAACTCAGGAAATGGCATTGTCAACACAAATGAATCACACATCAATATTGGTCCTGTAAAACCGAATGCTGACGGGACAAAAGTAGGGGTGGAAATGTATTCTGGTGCTTCTGGTATCTGTATAACGGAAAGCGTTCGAGCCGAGAACTATACTTCGAACTTTTGGAGGGCAAATCGCCATCAGTTCCACAAATTTGGAAAAGAGACTATTGACTCGGCGATGTTCTGCGAGGATTGTGGCTCAGTCGCACTGAAATCAGGAGAGAAATGGAAGTGTGGTACCTGTGGTAGTGAATTCCCACCTGACAACGCCGGTGGTAGTAGTGAAACTATAGACCTCGGTATAGCTGAATCCTCGGACCCGGGAGAAGTAATTGAAGGAGTAGCGGTTGTGTATGACTCTGAGAATAACTTCTGTTCAAGAAGAGAAAAAAGAATAAAAATCGTAGGAGATCAAGATCTTGGTACGGAGGTTGATGTAGAGATACAATCTCGGCGAGATGGTTACGTAGTGGCCAAAGTGGTTGATTTATCCAATGAAAACAAGAATTCACCTCCAGAGGATACCACGACACAGAAATCTCTTGATGAACTAAGGAAAGAAGCTGAAGAAGCGGCTACTGATAACGTTTCAGCCACCGTAAGTAAATCGAGTTCTACGACAACTCGTTATTCACGGTCACAAGAAATCAAGGATTATGTAAAAGCTCGTGCTGATGGTGTCTGCGAGGGTTGTAATGAACCAGCGCCATTCACCGACAAAAGCGGCGATCCATATCTCCAAGTTCACCACATCCACGAACTAAGTGATGGAGGTTCTGACGCACCAGAGAATGTAGTAGCACTTTGCCCAAACTGTCACTATAGGGTTCATCACGGACAGGATGGTGAGAGTTATAACCAAGAATTGTCGTCTGAATCTGATGAGCAGAATAATGATGGGGGTTTGTCCTCCTTACTTGAGGAAATATCTGAAAGCAATTAG
- a CDS encoding type I restriction endonuclease gives MDEDAVKDYVDHAQATIEAAPQMDEANTKAAVLRDFLDLLDWTIPDNTQLEYSVEAFGKTYKVDYALILDGTPVAFLEAKGVDTSLTDKHRKKLEAYLKNEDVNLGILTNGEEYEFYRREVVDTKVNVNTLGRTGLQSLPDRVTTLRAFTKDAIQSNEWEKILNRIKELREARTTLEREKDDLATEVAELFSERISGKITPQTESQAKEMIDRLIDDIENEINSDGDSPERDDIEESPQAIVEKDQTNSNGAYQITFFDGENELAEFGASKQADVFIEAVDYLVRNHNLISELEPLPYIPGRTRPIIHDENSFEGKQMKQPRELAGGYYLEVNLSSGQKQREIGRLVEVCDCSVQFGGGW, from the coding sequence ATGGATGAGGACGCGGTGAAAGACTACGTCGATCACGCCCAAGCGACTATTGAGGCGGCCCCACAGATGGATGAGGCCAACACGAAAGCCGCCGTTCTACGTGACTTTCTCGACCTTCTCGACTGGACGATCCCCGATAACACTCAACTGGAATACTCTGTCGAAGCTTTCGGGAAGACCTACAAGGTAGATTACGCCCTGATTCTGGACGGTACCCCCGTTGCCTTCCTCGAAGCCAAAGGCGTAGACACGTCGCTTACGGACAAGCACAGAAAGAAGTTGGAAGCCTATCTCAAGAACGAGGATGTAAACTTGGGTATCCTCACGAACGGAGAGGAATACGAGTTCTATCGGCGGGAAGTGGTTGACACCAAAGTCAACGTGAATACACTCGGGAGAACGGGCCTTCAAAGTCTTCCTGATAGGGTTACAACACTAAGAGCATTCACCAAAGACGCGATCCAGAGCAACGAGTGGGAAAAGATTCTCAACCGAATCAAGGAACTCCGCGAAGCACGGACGACACTTGAAAGAGAGAAGGATGATTTAGCGACAGAAGTTGCGGAACTGTTCTCTGAGCGGATTTCGGGTAAGATCACTCCTCAGACGGAGTCGCAAGCAAAGGAGATGATTGACCGTCTAATCGATGATATTGAGAACGAAATCAATAGTGACGGAGATTCTCCTGAGCGAGACGATATAGAGGAATCACCTCAAGCTATAGTTGAGAAAGATCAGACGAACTCTAACGGAGCTTATCAGATTACGTTCTTTGATGGAGAGAACGAGCTTGCGGAGTTCGGTGCGTCAAAACAGGCCGACGTGTTTATTGAGGCTGTGGATTACCTCGTCAGAAATCATAACCTCATCTCGGAACTTGAGCCACTTCCGTACATTCCGGGACGGACGCGCCCTATCATACATGACGAGAACAGCTTTGAGGGAAAGCAGATGAAGCAACCTCGGGAACTTGCTGGCGGATATTATCTTGAAGTCAACCTAAGCTCTGGACAGAAGCAGAGGGAAATTGGTCGTTTAGTAGAAGTGTGTGACTGCTCTGTTCAGTTCGGCGGTGGTTGGTAG